Proteins encoded together in one Bacillota bacterium window:
- the speD gene encoding adenosylmethionine decarboxylase — translation MKKNKIKLYGFNNLTKTLSFNMYDICYTKSVLDRNAYISYIDEQYNAERLTNILKHVTEIIGANILNIAKQDYDPQGASVTILVCEEPVSVISNNDYISPDKNDSNSSILDGNGTNNIKCEAVVAHLDKSHITVHTYPEYHPDGGVCTFRADIDVSTCGKISPLNALNYLISSFEADIMTIDYRVRGFTRDITGRKIFNDHKFNSIQNYISEDVRNRYYMIDVNVYQENIFHTKCKLKEFDLDNYLFGFSKKDIHPGEAKEITRRLLKEMDEIFYGQNMTNDY, via the coding sequence ATGAAAAAGAATAAAATAAAATTGTATGGATTCAATAACCTGACAAAAACCTTATCGTTTAATATGTATGATATCTGCTACACAAAATCGGTGTTAGACAGAAATGCTTATATTTCTTATATCGATGAACAATATAATGCTGAAAGGCTCACAAATATTTTAAAACACGTTACAGAAATTATTGGGGCGAATATACTAAATATTGCCAAACAGGATTATGACCCCCAGGGAGCCAGTGTTACAATACTTGTATGTGAAGAGCCTGTAAGTGTTATTTCAAATAATGATTATATTTCTCCGGATAAAAATGATTCTAATAGTAGTATCCTAGACGGTAATGGAACTAATAATATAAAGTGCGAGGCAGTAGTGGCCCATCTGGATAAAAGCCATATTACAGTCCACACTTACCCTGAATACCATCCTGACGGCGGTGTTTGCACGTTCCGGGCTGATATTGATGTTTCAACTTGTGGGAAAATATCCCCCCTAAATGCTCTTAACTACCTTATCAGTAGCTTTGAAGCGGATATCATGACTATTGATTACCGCGTTAGGGGTTTCACAAGGGACATAACCGGCAGGAAAATTTTTAACGACCATAAATTTAATTCCATACAAAATTATATTTCGGAGGATGTTCGTAACCGTTATTATATGATAGATGTAAATGTTTACCAAGAAAACATTTTTCACACAAAGTGCAAACTCAAAGAATTTGATCTTGACAATTACCTGTTCGGTTTCTCTAAAAAAGACATCCATCCTGGAGAAGCAAAAGAAATAACCCGCCGCTTACTCAAAGAAATGGATGAAATCTTTTACGGACAAAATATGACCAATGATTATTAG
- a CDS encoding iron hydrogenase small subunit, with protein MVNLIINNKKISVPEGTTILEAAKQHNILIPSFCYLEGVHKVGSCRICVVEVEGAKTLQASCITTVREGMVVRTNTEKVRKARKLIYELMLSDHPKDCLNCARNQNCELQKLGEVIQISESRFEGEKSKMKIDNSSPSITRDTSKCILCRRCVTVCNEIQGVGVLNVQQRGFKTVIAPAGDLPLNSVNCAYCGQCTVVCPVGALQEKDSIGKVWEALHDKNKRVVIQTAPAIRAALGEEFGYEPGTLVTGKMVTALKCMGFDDVFDTNFTADLTIIEEGNEFLQRLKLAFSGGHAVFPMITSCSPGWIKYVEHNFPDELDHISTCKSPHMMMGALVKSYYADKIGVDPENIFVVSVMPCTAKKFEITRPEMVNNGVPNVDAVITTRELARMIKEAGIDFKTLEDSRFDNPLGLSTGAADIFATTGGVMEAALRTVYEIVTGRELPFDKLHVTPIMGLEQIKTAEIKIEDPLDEYEFLNGVTVKVAVTSGLAGAKKLMEEVAKGQSPYHFIEVMGCPGGCISGGGQPRPTNDEIRKKRMEAIYKEDEGKEFRKSHENPFIKKLYEEFLKEPLGHRSHELLHTYYTKRRGS; from the coding sequence ATGGTAAATTTAATTATAAATAACAAGAAGATTTCAGTGCCAGAAGGTACTACAATCCTTGAGGCTGCAAAACAACATAATATATTAATCCCAAGTTTTTGTTACCTGGAGGGTGTTCATAAGGTTGGTTCCTGCAGGATATGCGTAGTTGAAGTAGAGGGGGCAAAAACCCTTCAGGCTTCGTGCATAACAACAGTAAGGGAAGGAATGGTTGTAAGGACTAATACGGAAAAGGTAAGGAAGGCAAGAAAGCTAATATATGAACTGATGCTTTCCGACCACCCAAAAGACTGCCTTAATTGTGCAAGAAACCAAAACTGTGAATTGCAAAAGCTGGGTGAGGTTATACAAATAAGCGAGTCAAGGTTTGAAGGTGAAAAGTCCAAGATGAAGATTGACAATTCTTCACCTTCCATAACCAGGGACACTTCAAAGTGTATCTTGTGCCGGAGGTGTGTAACCGTTTGTAATGAAATACAGGGCGTAGGCGTACTGAATGTCCAGCAAAGGGGATTCAAGACTGTTATAGCTCCTGCCGGTGATTTGCCTTTAAATTCAGTAAATTGTGCCTACTGCGGGCAGTGTACTGTTGTATGCCCTGTGGGGGCGCTGCAGGAGAAAGATTCCATAGGGAAAGTGTGGGAAGCTTTGCATGATAAAAATAAAAGAGTTGTGATACAGACGGCTCCCGCCATAAGAGCAGCCCTGGGCGAAGAATTCGGATATGAGCCTGGTACTCTTGTAACCGGAAAAATGGTAACTGCCCTTAAATGTATGGGTTTTGATGATGTCTTTGATACAAATTTCACTGCTGACCTGACGATAATAGAAGAGGGCAACGAATTTCTACAAAGGCTTAAGCTTGCCTTTTCGGGAGGTCATGCCGTGTTTCCCATGATTACAAGCTGCAGTCCTGGTTGGATTAAATATGTGGAACACAACTTTCCTGATGAACTTGACCACATTTCTACATGCAAATCGCCCCATATGATGATGGGAGCGCTTGTAAAATCTTATTATGCAGACAAAATAGGTGTAGACCCTGAAAACATATTCGTAGTTTCTGTCATGCCCTGTACCGCCAAGAAATTTGAAATTACCCGACCTGAAATGGTGAATAATGGTGTACCTAATGTAGATGCGGTTATTACGACAAGGGAACTTGCAAGAATGATAAAAGAAGCGGGTATTGATTTTAAAACACTTGAAGACAGCCGGTTTGACAATCCATTAGGGCTTTCAACAGGAGCGGCAGATATCTTTGCAACCACCGGGGGTGTTATGGAAGCTGCCTTAAGGACTGTATATGAAATTGTAACCGGAAGAGAGCTCCCTTTCGATAAGCTCCACGTAACCCCTATTATGGGATTGGAGCAAATTAAGACTGCTGAAATTAAAATAGAGGACCCTTTGGATGAATATGAATTCCTTAATGGCGTAACGGTAAAAGTGGCTGTAACCAGCGGCCTTGCAGGAGCCAAAAAACTGATGGAAGAGGTGGCAAAAGGCCAATCACCGTACCATTTTATTGAAGTGATGGGTTGCCCTGGAGGCTGTATCAGCGGGGGAGGCCAGCCTAGACCCACCAATGATGAAATCAGAAAAAAGAGGATGGAGGCAATATATAAGGAGGATGAAGGAAAAGAATTCAGAAAGTCCCATGAAAACCCATTTATAAAGAAACTTTACGAAGAATTTCTCAAGGAACCTCTTGGACATAGATCCCATGAACTGCTTCATACTTACTATACGAAGAGGAGAGGCAGCTAA
- the nuoF gene encoding NADH-quinone oxidoreductase subunit NuoF has protein sequence MGEEINKDNCQKTILIRTKEDLIKIKENYINETRRYKYKIMVCSGAGCISSNCYAVKEALIKSLKENNMQNEVLVTETGCMGTCDLGPVMLVMPGGVFYTKLDPSIIPDIVSSHLVNGKIKIDNTYFDRKKNEYIPYLKDIDYFKDQVKIALRNCGNIAFSSLEEYIANDGYMALAKVLSGMSPEEVVEEIKKSGLRGRGGGGFPTGIKWQSGLNAEGSVKYIVCNADEGDPGAFMDRSILEGDPHSVIEGMLIGGYAIGACKGYVYVRAEYPLAVERLEDAIKKAREAGLLGENILQSGFDFDIEIRIGAGAFVCGEETALMESIEGNRGEPRQKPPFPFEKGLFDKPTIINNVETFANVPPIILKGSEWFAKYGTDKSKGTKVFALAGDINNTGIVEVPMGITVGDIIFNIGGGIPKKKEFKAAQTGGPSGGCLTREHLNTQIDYDSLTNLGTIMGSGGLIIMDEDTCMVDMARFFMEFVQDESCGKCVPCRLGTKRMLEILERIVKGEGREGDIELLEEIGYMVKEAAVCGLGQTAPNPVLSTIRNFREEYEEHIKHKYCRAGVCADLFISPCQNACPAGVNVPGYIALIAAGRIRDAYNLIRKENPFPAVCGRVCTHPCESRCRRAQLDEPISIADLKRYVADYVMMHEEPYMDLVFPKKGKSVGIIGAGPSGLTCGYYLARLGYDVEVYEAQSVAGGILAFGIPEYRLPKHILQHEIKLIEQVGVKIHLNTEVGVDISFYQLKERHDAIYIATGTQFSRRVDIPGEDLKGVYHGLEFLRDINLGRNVKVGAKVAVIGGGNTAIDAARCAVRLGAKEVTILYRRGIEDMPADEREVKDAIEEGINIIPYAAPVEFTGKDRVQEVRCIRMGLGQFDSSGRRKPIPIPGSEFIIEVDMVIPAVSQYSDLPFINKDEVEVTKWGTFVTDSETLMTKMKGVFAGGDVVRGSDVVITAIADGKKAAKSIDIYLGGNGILNTGEDIEIPKPSGEEEIVEHERFPMKYLAPEERKKSFDEVAVGFHKLNAIAEAMRCLRCDRRV, from the coding sequence ATGGGTGAGGAAATTAATAAGGATAATTGCCAAAAAACTATTCTAATTAGAACTAAAGAGGATTTGATAAAGATAAAGGAGAATTACATTAATGAAACAAGACGGTACAAATACAAAATAATGGTATGTTCAGGGGCAGGGTGTATTTCGTCAAATTGCTACGCTGTTAAAGAAGCACTGATTAAGTCTTTGAAAGAAAACAATATGCAAAATGAAGTACTTGTGACCGAAACAGGATGTATGGGGACCTGCGACTTAGGCCCGGTTATGCTTGTAATGCCTGGGGGAGTTTTTTATACCAAACTGGACCCTTCGATTATTCCGGATATAGTGTCTTCGCACCTTGTCAACGGTAAAATCAAGATAGACAATACTTACTTTGATAGAAAGAAAAATGAATATATACCATACTTGAAAGATATAGACTATTTTAAAGACCAGGTGAAAATCGCCTTAAGGAATTGCGGTAATATAGCCTTTTCGTCTCTTGAGGAGTACATAGCTAATGACGGATACATGGCATTGGCAAAGGTACTCAGTGGGATGTCTCCTGAAGAAGTTGTAGAAGAAATCAAAAAATCCGGATTAAGAGGCCGGGGAGGCGGAGGATTCCCTACCGGCATAAAATGGCAGTCAGGGTTAAATGCTGAGGGCAGTGTTAAATATATTGTTTGCAATGCAGATGAGGGTGACCCTGGAGCATTTATGGACAGAAGCATACTGGAAGGCGATCCTCATTCTGTTATTGAGGGTATGCTTATTGGCGGATATGCCATTGGGGCATGCAAAGGGTATGTGTATGTAAGAGCTGAATACCCCCTTGCAGTAGAGAGGCTTGAGGATGCAATTAAAAAAGCCCGTGAAGCCGGGTTGTTGGGAGAAAATATTTTACAGAGCGGATTTGACTTTGATATTGAAATAAGGATTGGTGCCGGTGCTTTTGTATGTGGAGAAGAAACCGCACTTATGGAATCTATAGAAGGAAACAGGGGAGAGCCCAGGCAAAAACCGCCATTTCCATTTGAGAAAGGCCTTTTCGATAAACCTACCATTATCAATAATGTTGAAACTTTTGCCAATGTCCCTCCAATTATTCTAAAGGGGAGCGAATGGTTTGCAAAATATGGCACAGACAAAAGCAAAGGTACCAAGGTGTTTGCTCTTGCCGGAGATATAAACAATACCGGGATTGTTGAAGTGCCAATGGGCATAACCGTGGGCGATATTATTTTTAACATTGGCGGAGGAATTCCAAAGAAGAAAGAGTTTAAAGCCGCCCAAACCGGAGGCCCTTCAGGTGGGTGTTTAACCAGAGAGCACCTGAACACTCAAATCGATTATGATTCCCTTACCAATCTAGGAACTATCATGGGTTCTGGCGGGCTAATAATCATGGATGAGGATACATGCATGGTTGATATGGCGAGGTTCTTTATGGAATTCGTACAGGATGAATCATGCGGGAAATGTGTCCCTTGCAGGCTTGGAACAAAAAGAATGCTGGAGATTCTGGAAAGGATAGTAAAAGGAGAAGGCCGAGAAGGAGATATAGAGCTTCTGGAAGAAATCGGGTATATGGTAAAAGAGGCTGCCGTCTGCGGTTTGGGCCAGACTGCGCCGAATCCTGTGCTTAGTACCATTAGGAACTTCAGGGAAGAATATGAGGAACATATAAAGCATAAATATTGCCGTGCAGGAGTATGCGCTGATTTGTTTATTTCTCCTTGCCAGAATGCATGTCCTGCTGGAGTAAATGTACCGGGGTATATTGCTTTAATAGCTGCCGGAAGGATAAGGGACGCATACAACCTTATAAGAAAGGAAAACCCTTTTCCGGCGGTATGTGGAAGGGTTTGCACACATCCGTGCGAAAGCAGGTGCAGAAGAGCGCAGCTTGATGAACCTATTTCGATTGCCGATTTAAAAAGATATGTTGCCGATTATGTAATGATGCATGAAGAACCGTATATGGATTTAGTATTCCCCAAAAAGGGCAAAAGCGTCGGTATTATTGGTGCAGGACCTTCAGGACTGACTTGCGGTTACTATCTTGCAAGGCTTGGTTACGATGTAGAAGTTTATGAAGCACAAAGTGTTGCAGGAGGGATACTTGCTTTTGGGATACCGGAATACAGGCTTCCAAAGCATATACTTCAGCATGAAATAAAATTGATAGAGCAGGTTGGAGTAAAGATACACCTGAATACTGAAGTGGGTGTTGATATCAGCTTCTACCAGCTCAAGGAGCGGCATGATGCAATATATATTGCGACAGGAACACAGTTCTCAAGAAGGGTGGACATCCCCGGCGAAGATTTGAAGGGTGTATACCATGGCCTTGAATTCTTGAGGGATATAAACTTAGGAAGGAATGTCAAAGTCGGTGCCAAGGTCGCTGTTATAGGCGGAGGAAATACGGCTATTGATGCAGCAAGATGCGCAGTACGGCTGGGAGCGAAAGAAGTTACCATCCTGTACAGGAGAGGCATAGAAGACATGCCTGCGGATGAAAGGGAAGTGAAGGATGCAATTGAAGAGGGTATAAACATCATACCTTATGCAGCGCCCGTGGAGTTTACCGGAAAAGATAGGGTACAAGAAGTCCGGTGCATAAGAATGGGGCTGGGACAGTTTGATTCCAGCGGCAGGAGAAAGCCAATACCAATTCCGGGTTCGGAATTCATAATTGAAGTTGACATGGTAATTCCCGCTGTAAGCCAATATTCGGATTTGCCATTTATAAATAAAGACGAGGTTGAGGTTACAAAGTGGGGTACATTTGTCACTGATAGCGAGACCCTGATGACAAAGATGAAAGGCGTGTTTGCCGGCGGAGATGTAGTAAGGGGTTCTGATGTGGTAATTACGGCTATTGCCGATGGAAAAAAAGCGGCAAAATCCATAGATATATACCTGGGCGGCAATGGGATCCTGAATACCGGAGAAGACATAGAAATACCAAAACCTTCGGGTGAAGAGGAAATAGTTGAGCATGAAAGGTTCCCCATGAAATACCTTGCTCCCGAAGAGCGCAAGAAATCTTTTGATGAAGTTGCGGTTGGATTCCATAAATTAAATGCTATTGCTGAAGCCATGAGGTGCTTAAGATGTGACAGGAGGGTTTAA
- the argJ gene encoding bifunctional glutamate N-acetyltransferase/amino-acid acetyltransferase ArgJ: MRLIDGGVTASEGFFAAGIACGIKKNGKKDLAIVCSEDIAAAAGVFTTNIVKGHSLQVTMEHIKSGYATAIVINSGNANACVGEQGYRDAKEIAEITAQYLECMPENILVGSTGVIGVPLNMEVIRPAIEDLVSNMSPDGGHDASEAIMTTDLISKEIAVEFKIQGKPVIIGGMAKGSGMIHPQMATMIGVITTDVNISRGLLNKALSEVVNHTFNRVSVDGDTSICDMVIIMANGMADNSPIINEDGDYKKFKDALNYVCTELARMVAKDGEGATKFVEIIAEGAATEEDAYKIVSAVAKSPLVKTALFGEDANWGRILTAAGYSGAVFDPEKIDIYIGDLLVCKNGAAVGFDEARAKSILQQKEIVITLKLKEGKFSDKMWTCDLSYDYVKINGSYRT, translated from the coding sequence ATGCGTCTTATAGATGGAGGTGTTACAGCCTCTGAAGGTTTTTTTGCCGCAGGAATAGCATGCGGCATTAAGAAAAACGGAAAGAAAGATCTAGCAATAGTCTGTTCCGAAGATATTGCAGCTGCAGCCGGTGTTTTTACTACAAACATTGTAAAAGGTCATTCATTACAAGTAACCATGGAACATATAAAAAGCGGTTATGCTACTGCTATTGTTATAAACAGCGGTAATGCCAATGCCTGTGTTGGCGAGCAGGGTTACAGGGATGCAAAAGAAATCGCTGAAATAACCGCGCAATATCTTGAATGTATGCCCGAAAATATTCTTGTCGGCTCCACTGGTGTAATAGGAGTGCCTTTAAATATGGAAGTTATTCGTCCCGCTATTGAAGACCTTGTTTCCAACATGTCACCTGATGGAGGCCATGATGCTTCAGAAGCGATAATGACTACCGATCTTATTTCCAAAGAAATTGCCGTTGAATTTAAAATACAGGGAAAACCTGTAATAATCGGCGGTATGGCTAAAGGTTCCGGAATGATTCATCCGCAAATGGCTACAATGATTGGCGTAATTACAACAGACGTCAATATATCAAGAGGACTTTTAAATAAAGCTTTAAGCGAAGTTGTAAACCATACATTTAACAGGGTTTCTGTTGATGGAGATACAAGCATCTGCGACATGGTAATTATTATGGCAAACGGAATGGCCGATAATTCCCCAATAATAAATGAAGATGGGGACTATAAGAAATTTAAAGATGCTCTCAACTATGTATGTACTGAACTTGCCCGGATGGTAGCAAAAGATGGTGAAGGAGCAACTAAATTTGTGGAAATAATTGCAGAAGGTGCAGCCACTGAAGAGGACGCGTACAAGATAGTAAGCGCAGTTGCAAAATCACCTCTTGTCAAAACCGCTTTGTTTGGTGAAGATGCTAACTGGGGAAGGATTCTTACTGCAGCAGGATATTCCGGTGCAGTCTTTGACCCTGAAAAGATAGACATTTATATAGGGGATTTGCTGGTGTGCAAAAATGGAGCTGCTGTGGGTTTTGACGAAGCCAGGGCTAAAAGCATACTTCAGCAAAAAGAAATTGTTATAACCTTAAAACTAAAGGAAGGTAAATTCTCCGACAAAATGTGGACTTGTGATTTGTCATATGACTATGTTAAAATAAATGGAAGCTACAGAACTTAA